A window of Longispora fulva contains these coding sequences:
- a CDS encoding polynucleotide kinase-phosphatase — translation MNLDIPELSLIALVGISGSGKSTFAREHFLPTEVLSSDAFRGLVADDENDQSATKDAFAALHHVAGIRLRAGRRVVVDATNVQRHARAELVKLARQFDVLPVAIVLDTPESVAWERTQARADRDFGRKVLQRQAQDLRRSLRDLGREGFRKVHVVRDPADVAISYEKAWNDRRDVTGPFDIIGDVHGCRSELETLLTKLGWTLLRDPAGRPVNATHPEGRLAVFVGDLVDRGPDSPGVLRLVMGMTAAGTALCVPGNHEQKLLRQLRGRKVTVSHGLAETLEQLSREDPAWVEEAARWIDGLVSHLRLDGGRLVVAHAGLKEEYQGRASARVRDFCLYGESTGETDEYGLPVRHPWADEYRGDATVVYGHVPTPRAEWLNNTICLDTGAVFGGSLTALRYPEKAVVSVAAERVHYEPVKPLDAPARDDAALNLADITGRRHLRTDYGTVLVEAENAAAALEVMSRFAIDPRYLLWLPPTMSPSSTSKVDGYLEYPTEAFADYRAAGVDRVVCEEKHMGSRAVVLVCRDQAAALARFGVPDGSSGAIHTRTGRPFLTDPSQTEALLDRVRAAAAPLFDELATDWLLLDCELLPWSAKAGPLIRSQYASVGAAARSALTSATWAVEAAYQRGLDIAALRDKTWERSHRAEDFVHAYRQYCWPVDGLDGLQLAPFMLLASEGASHAARDHDWHLAVCDRLVAADPVTFRATGRRVVDLADPASEADATDWWLELTGAGGEGMVIKPHAGLLHRARGRLVQPGVKCRGREYLRIIYGPDYTAPEHLDRLRDRGLNRKRNLALREHGLGLAALDAVADNAPLWRVHELVFAILALESEPTDPRL, via the coding sequence ATGAACCTCGACATTCCCGAGCTGTCGCTCATCGCCCTGGTCGGCATCTCCGGCTCCGGCAAGTCCACCTTCGCCCGCGAGCACTTCCTGCCGACGGAGGTGCTGTCCTCGGACGCGTTCCGGGGCCTGGTCGCCGACGACGAGAACGACCAGTCCGCGACGAAGGACGCGTTCGCCGCGCTGCACCATGTCGCCGGCATCCGGCTGCGCGCCGGCCGCCGGGTCGTCGTGGACGCCACGAACGTGCAGCGGCACGCCCGCGCGGAACTGGTGAAGCTCGCCCGGCAGTTCGACGTGCTGCCGGTGGCGATCGTCCTGGACACGCCGGAGTCCGTGGCGTGGGAGCGGACCCAGGCCCGCGCCGACCGCGACTTCGGCCGCAAGGTGCTGCAGCGTCAGGCCCAGGACCTGCGCCGTTCGCTGCGCGACCTCGGCCGGGAGGGCTTCCGCAAGGTGCACGTGGTGCGCGACCCCGCCGACGTCGCCATCTCCTACGAGAAGGCGTGGAACGACCGCCGCGACGTCACCGGCCCGTTCGACATCATCGGCGACGTGCACGGCTGCCGGTCGGAGCTGGAGACCCTGCTGACGAAGCTCGGCTGGACGCTGCTCCGCGACCCCGCCGGCCGGCCGGTGAACGCCACCCACCCCGAGGGCCGGCTGGCCGTCTTCGTCGGAGACCTCGTCGACCGGGGACCCGACTCCCCCGGGGTGCTGCGCCTCGTGATGGGCATGACCGCCGCCGGCACCGCGCTGTGCGTGCCCGGCAACCACGAGCAGAAGCTGCTGCGCCAGCTGCGCGGCCGCAAGGTCACCGTCTCCCACGGCCTGGCCGAGACCCTCGAGCAGCTCTCCCGCGAGGACCCTGCCTGGGTCGAGGAGGCGGCCCGGTGGATCGACGGGCTGGTCAGCCACCTCCGGCTGGACGGCGGCCGGCTGGTCGTGGCGCACGCCGGGCTCAAGGAGGAGTACCAGGGCCGGGCATCCGCCCGGGTGCGCGACTTCTGCCTGTACGGCGAGTCCACGGGCGAGACCGACGAGTACGGCCTGCCGGTCCGCCACCCGTGGGCCGACGAGTACCGGGGCGACGCGACCGTCGTCTACGGCCACGTCCCGACGCCGAGGGCCGAGTGGCTCAACAACACGATCTGCCTGGACACCGGTGCCGTGTTCGGCGGCTCGCTGACCGCGCTGCGGTACCCGGAGAAAGCGGTGGTCTCCGTGGCGGCGGAACGGGTGCACTACGAGCCGGTCAAGCCGCTCGACGCCCCGGCGCGCGACGACGCCGCCCTCAACCTCGCCGACATCACCGGCCGCCGGCACCTGCGCACCGACTACGGCACGGTCCTCGTCGAGGCCGAGAACGCCGCGGCGGCCCTGGAGGTGATGAGCCGGTTCGCGATCGACCCGCGCTACCTGCTGTGGCTGCCGCCGACGATGTCCCCGTCGTCCACGTCGAAGGTCGACGGGTACCTGGAGTACCCGACCGAGGCGTTCGCCGACTACCGGGCCGCCGGCGTGGACCGGGTCGTGTGCGAGGAGAAGCACATGGGCTCCCGGGCCGTCGTGCTCGTCTGCCGCGACCAGGCGGCGGCGCTGGCCCGGTTCGGCGTGCCCGACGGATCCTCCGGCGCGATCCACACCCGCACCGGCCGACCGTTCCTCACCGACCCCTCCCAGACCGAGGCCCTGCTCGACCGGGTACGCGCGGCGGCGGCCCCCCTCTTCGACGAACTGGCCACCGACTGGCTGCTCCTCGACTGCGAACTGCTGCCCTGGTCGGCCAAGGCCGGCCCCCTGATCCGGTCCCAGTACGCCTCCGTCGGCGCGGCGGCCCGATCCGCCCTGACCTCGGCGACGTGGGCCGTGGAGGCGGCGTACCAGCGCGGCCTGGACATCGCGGCGCTGCGGGACAAGACCTGGGAGCGGTCGCACCGCGCCGAGGACTTCGTGCACGCCTACCGCCAGTACTGCTGGCCGGTGGACGGCCTCGACGGCCTGCAGCTCGCCCCGTTCATGCTCCTTGCCTCCGAGGGCGCCTCGCACGCGGCCCGCGATCACGACTGGCACCTCGCCGTCTGCGACCGACTCGTGGCCGCCGACCCGGTCACCTTCCGCGCCACCGGCCGCCGCGTGGTCGACCTGGCCGACCCCGCGTCCGAGGCCGACGCCACCGACTGGTGGCTGGAGCTGACCGGCGCGGGCGGCGAGGGCATGGTGATCAAGCCGCACGCCGGGCTGCTGCACCGCGCCCGGGGCCGGCTCGTGCAGCCGGGCGTCAAGTGCCGGGGCCGGGAGTACCTGCGGATCATCTACGGGCCGGACTACACCGCGCCGGAACACCTCGACCGGCTGCGGGACCGCGGACTCAACCGCAAGCGCAACCTGGCGCTGCGGGAACACGGGCTGGGCCTGGCGGCGCTCGACGCCGTCGCGGACAACGCGCCGTTGTGGCGGGTGCACGAGCTGGTGTTCGCGATCCTCGCCCTGGAGTCCGAACCCACGGACCCGCGCCTGTGA
- a CDS encoding 3' terminal RNA ribose 2'-O-methyltransferase Hen1: MLLTISTTHTPATDLGYLLVKHPDRVQSFATTGGTAYVFYPEATADRCTAALLLDVDPVELARPSKGQKSPDGFSLGRYVNDRPYAASSLLTVAMGRVFRSALKGASRDRADLVDTAIPLEIEVPALPCRGGADVVGRLFAPLGWTVDAVPVPLDPAFPDWGDSRYVRLRLTGTLRLAEALNHLYVLLPVLDDAKHYWVAEDEVDKLLRAGDGWLGGHPERELIARRYLAGRRSLAQSALERLQAADGVAEEADDGHPEEVERKKPLVTLRKEAVLAALAGSGASRVLDLGCGPGALLEDLLADRRYAEIVGADVSSVSLALAERRLRFDRMPDRQRARITLIQSALTYHDDRLKGFDAAVLMEVVEHVDEVRLPALERAVFGHAAPRTVIVTTPNVEYNVRYESLDGHRHDDHRFEWTRAEFAAWTARVCAAYGYTAELRPVGEDDPQVGSPTQLAIFHQDTTTALTGEAGA, encoded by the coding sequence GTGCTGCTGACGATCTCCACCACCCACACCCCGGCGACCGACCTCGGGTACCTGCTGGTCAAGCATCCCGACCGGGTGCAGTCCTTCGCGACGACCGGCGGGACGGCGTACGTCTTCTACCCCGAGGCGACCGCCGACCGGTGCACGGCCGCGCTCCTCCTCGACGTGGACCCGGTGGAACTCGCCCGACCGTCGAAGGGCCAGAAGTCCCCGGACGGCTTCTCGCTGGGCCGGTACGTCAACGACCGGCCCTACGCCGCCTCCAGCCTGCTGACCGTGGCCATGGGCCGGGTGTTCCGGTCGGCGCTCAAGGGCGCGAGCCGGGACCGCGCGGACCTGGTCGACACGGCGATCCCGTTGGAGATCGAGGTGCCGGCGCTGCCGTGCCGGGGCGGCGCCGACGTCGTCGGACGGCTGTTCGCCCCGCTGGGCTGGACCGTGGACGCCGTCCCGGTGCCGCTGGATCCGGCGTTCCCCGACTGGGGCGACTCCCGGTACGTCCGGCTGCGGCTCACCGGCACCCTGCGGCTGGCCGAGGCGCTCAACCACCTCTACGTCCTGCTGCCGGTCCTCGACGACGCCAAGCACTACTGGGTGGCCGAGGACGAGGTCGACAAGCTGCTGCGCGCCGGGGACGGCTGGCTCGGCGGGCACCCGGAGCGGGAGCTGATCGCGCGCCGGTACCTGGCCGGCCGGCGGAGCCTGGCGCAGAGCGCCCTCGAACGGCTCCAGGCGGCCGATGGCGTCGCTGAGGAGGCCGACGACGGGCACCCCGAGGAGGTCGAGCGGAAGAAGCCGCTGGTCACGCTGCGCAAGGAGGCCGTGCTGGCCGCGCTCGCCGGGTCCGGCGCCTCCCGGGTGCTCGACCTGGGCTGCGGGCCGGGCGCGCTGCTGGAGGACCTGCTGGCCGACCGCCGGTACGCCGAGATCGTCGGCGCCGACGTGTCCAGCGTGAGCCTCGCCCTCGCCGAGCGGCGGCTGCGGTTCGACCGGATGCCCGACCGGCAGCGGGCCCGGATCACGCTGATCCAGTCGGCGCTGACGTACCACGATGACCGGTTGAAGGGTTTTGACGCCGCCGTGTTGATGGAGGTCGTCGAACACGTCGACGAGGTCCGGCTGCCGGCCCTGGAGCGGGCCGTGTTCGGGCACGCCGCCCCGCGCACGGTGATCGTGACGACGCCGAACGTGGAGTACAACGTGCGCTACGAGTCCCTCGACGGGCACCGGCACGACGACCACCGGTTCGAGTGGACCCGGGCGGAGTTCGCCGCCTGGACCGCCCGGGTCTGCGCGGCGTACGGCTACACCGCCGAACTCCGGCCGGTCGGCGAGGACGACCCGCAGGTCGGCTCCCCCACCCAGCTCGCCATCTTCCACCAGGACACCACGACCGCACTGACCGGAGAGGCCGGCGCATGA
- a CDS encoding alpha/beta hydrolase: MSELTIPDLLALVPEEVHQLPGGWAAVAGRLADAAQEHSRASRRLPDAWTAGPAASAAGGALSALGDDLGAAETGVRQISLALDAYAHGMTALRRRAMQVIAEAEDNGYVVDRATGRITPPDAATHPRQGPLMSARTLLQSLAEITTQARTLDDATAARLAANTPGADGTLPRRLPAALVDRSVVAGQRGRDPAAVRAWWSGLSPEQRGYAIAAYPELVGWLDGVPALDRDQANRISLAQERAAMAARLAELRARLELVHAAERDGTLHSLYPSAYDTTWASGRELAALQGEITGLEPKLATLDRVYGRINEAAEPPVLLLGLDTTGDGRLLVSVGNPDTAAHTAVFVPGVGTSLTSGMLGNIDRSARLQEAATPAGGGPGGVAVVAWLGYDAPEVDQTAAGSHRAEVGGAALDRFVSGLRATHDGPTAHLTAVGHSYGSTVIGQATQVGHLAVDDIVTAGSPGMDVTNARDLHIDPRHVYAGAAADDKVTVVGGLAHLVPPSEPQFGGNVYRVDTSGHSGYWSQGSDSLRNQAAVIAGDYDHVKLTAKARP, from the coding sequence ATGAGCGAGTTGACGATTCCGGACCTGCTGGCCCTCGTTCCCGAGGAGGTGCACCAGCTGCCGGGCGGGTGGGCCGCCGTGGCCGGGCGGCTCGCGGACGCCGCACAGGAGCACTCCCGGGCGTCCCGGAGACTGCCGGACGCCTGGACCGCCGGCCCGGCGGCGTCGGCGGCGGGCGGCGCACTGTCCGCGCTCGGCGACGACCTCGGGGCGGCCGAGACCGGGGTCCGGCAGATCAGCCTGGCGCTGGACGCCTACGCCCACGGCATGACGGCACTGCGCCGCCGGGCGATGCAGGTGATCGCCGAGGCTGAGGACAACGGCTACGTCGTCGACCGGGCGACCGGTCGGATCACCCCGCCGGACGCCGCCACCCACCCGCGGCAGGGTCCCCTCATGTCGGCCCGGACGCTGCTGCAGAGCCTGGCGGAGATCACCACCCAGGCCCGTACCCTCGACGACGCGACGGCCGCGCGCCTCGCCGCCAACACCCCCGGAGCGGACGGCACGCTGCCCCGGCGGCTCCCGGCCGCGCTCGTCGACCGGTCGGTGGTCGCGGGGCAGCGGGGCAGGGACCCGGCGGCCGTCCGCGCCTGGTGGTCGGGCCTCAGCCCGGAGCAACGGGGGTACGCGATCGCCGCGTACCCGGAACTGGTCGGCTGGCTCGACGGCGTGCCGGCCCTCGACCGCGACCAGGCGAACCGGATCAGCCTGGCCCAGGAGCGCGCCGCGATGGCCGCCCGGTTGGCGGAGCTCCGGGCCCGCCTGGAGCTCGTCCACGCCGCCGAACGCGACGGAACCCTGCACTCGCTCTACCCCTCGGCCTACGACACCACCTGGGCCTCCGGTCGCGAACTGGCGGCCCTGCAGGGCGAGATCACCGGCCTGGAGCCCAAGCTCGCGACCCTGGACCGGGTGTACGGCAGGATCAACGAGGCCGCCGAGCCGCCGGTCCTCCTGCTCGGCCTGGACACCACCGGCGACGGCAGGCTCCTCGTGTCGGTGGGCAACCCCGACACGGCCGCGCACACGGCCGTCTTCGTGCCCGGGGTCGGTACCTCCCTGACGAGCGGCATGCTGGGCAACATCGACCGGTCCGCGCGGCTGCAGGAGGCCGCGACCCCGGCCGGCGGCGGCCCCGGCGGTGTCGCCGTGGTGGCCTGGCTCGGCTACGACGCGCCGGAGGTGGACCAGACCGCCGCGGGCTCGCACCGGGCGGAGGTCGGCGGAGCGGCCCTCGACCGGTTCGTGTCGGGGCTGCGCGCCACCCACGACGGCCCGACCGCCCACCTCACGGCCGTCGGGCACAGCTACGGCTCGACCGTGATCGGGCAGGCCACCCAGGTCGGGCACCTGGCGGTCGACGACATCGTGACGGCCGGCAGCCCCGGGATGGACGTCACCAACGCCCGGGACCTGCACATCGACCCGCGGCACGTGTACGCCGGCGCGGCGGCCGACGACAAGGTCACCGTTGTCGGCGGGCTGGCCCACCTGGTCCCGCCCAGCGAGCCGCAGTTCGGCGGCAACGTGTACCGGGTCGACACCAGCGGCCACAGCGGGTACTGGAGCCAGGGCAGCGACAGCCTCCGCAACCAGGCGGCTGTCATCGCCGGCGACTACGACCACGTCAAGCTCACCGCGAAGGCCAGACCATGA
- a CDS encoding GGDEF domain-containing protein — protein sequence MTVPVAGPGQRWTSRWWSDWRLGPLAVGVLALTSWYLTDSAGLPVQSRVGWLALLVLHGWALALAPGIARRAVAPGHRRLWWAATVALACFLLGDVVQLVAIATGPMTTETVTGVPGQAALVTAGVVLFLAGMVATPLGFSTPGERLRFWFDLGTVMAAGLAWGFYLAARPTLDARSATGLVGTPVLFLLELFAITRLAFSRVPPFTRAAGTLSVSAAVLETVIQGASDVYWWENGRLHLLLAVTVIANALVTAGVVVQYHELSVVVDRRGRPPRRRFSLLPYAAVASVYVVLVLTLADNGLDVRAWAAVAGAFLCTLLVVVRQVLAFRDNERLVDELSAEVGRRQRLAAELHHQAFHDRLTGLGNRALFTEYLEEIVAGDGRAGETAVIIIDLDDFKPVNDRFGHRAGDELLVAIAARLRGCVRDTDVLARLGGDEFGVVVTHPDHTVVTAIAERIVAAVADPFQVAGQRVVVGASVGAAIDRAGRRTADALLHAADSAMYAAKKGGKNSARVVTLDEPDPPRA from the coding sequence ATGACGGTGCCCGTCGCGGGTCCCGGTCAGCGGTGGACCTCCCGCTGGTGGAGCGACTGGCGGCTCGGCCCTCTCGCGGTCGGCGTCCTCGCCCTCACCTCGTGGTACCTGACCGACAGCGCGGGCCTGCCGGTGCAGAGCCGGGTGGGCTGGCTGGCGCTGCTCGTCCTGCACGGGTGGGCCCTGGCCCTCGCGCCGGGGATCGCCCGTCGGGCCGTGGCACCCGGTCATCGCCGGTTGTGGTGGGCGGCGACCGTGGCCCTGGCCTGCTTCCTGCTCGGCGACGTGGTCCAGCTCGTCGCGATCGCGACCGGCCCGATGACGACCGAGACCGTGACCGGGGTACCGGGGCAGGCGGCCCTGGTGACCGCGGGAGTCGTGCTCTTCCTGGCCGGGATGGTGGCCACCCCGCTCGGCTTCTCCACGCCCGGGGAGCGGCTGCGGTTCTGGTTCGACCTGGGCACGGTGATGGCCGCGGGGCTCGCCTGGGGGTTCTACCTCGCCGCCCGGCCTACCCTGGACGCGCGCTCGGCGACCGGACTCGTCGGGACGCCGGTGTTGTTCCTGCTCGAACTGTTCGCGATCACCCGACTCGCCTTCAGCCGGGTGCCACCGTTCACCCGGGCCGCTGGGACGCTGTCGGTGTCCGCGGCGGTGCTGGAGACCGTGATCCAGGGCGCCTCCGACGTGTACTGGTGGGAGAACGGCCGACTGCACCTGCTCCTGGCCGTGACCGTGATCGCCAACGCGCTGGTGACGGCGGGGGTCGTGGTCCAGTACCACGAGCTGTCGGTCGTCGTGGACCGCCGGGGCCGGCCACCCCGCCGGCGGTTCAGCCTGCTGCCCTACGCCGCCGTCGCCAGCGTGTACGTCGTCCTGGTGCTGACTCTGGCGGACAACGGCCTGGACGTGCGCGCCTGGGCGGCCGTCGCCGGCGCGTTCCTGTGCACCCTGCTGGTGGTCGTGCGCCAGGTCCTGGCTTTCCGGGACAACGAGCGCCTGGTCGACGAGCTCAGCGCCGAGGTCGGACGACGCCAGCGGCTGGCCGCCGAGCTGCACCACCAGGCCTTCCACGACCGGTTGACGGGCCTGGGTAACCGGGCACTGTTCACCGAGTACCTGGAGGAGATCGTCGCCGGGGACGGTCGGGCTGGCGAGACCGCGGTGATCATCATCGACCTGGACGACTTCAAACCGGTCAACGACCGGTTCGGCCACCGCGCCGGTGACGAGCTGCTGGTCGCGATCGCCGCCCGGCTGCGGGGCTGCGTCCGCGACACCGATGTGCTGGCGCGCCTCGGCGGGGACGAGTTCGGGGTCGTGGTCACCCACCCGGACCACACGGTGGTCACCGCCATCGCCGAGCGGATCGTGGCCGCGGTCGCCGACCCGTTCCAGGTCGCCGGTCAGCGGGTCGTGGTGGGCGCGAGCGTCGGCGCCGCGATCGACCGCGCCGGGCGGCGGACCGCCGACGCGCTGCTGCACGCGGCCGACTCGGCGATGTACGCGGCGAAGAAGGGCGGCAAGAACTCCGCCCGGGTGGTCACCCTCGACGAGCCGGACCCGCCGCGGGCGTGA
- a CDS encoding S8 family serine peptidase has product MTDRAVRWLGRSGTVVLLGLALTATAAGPARADAIRDRQWHLAALHASEAHAVNQGEGVTVAVVDSGVAAGHPDLEGNVLPGVDLTGTTPDGRTDTHGHGTSMASDIAAHGHGPDGRDGVLGLAPRASILPVRVSTDGRGGDVGAGIRWAADHGARIINVSSVSPDLSTVREATSYALDKGAVLVAGTGNDGTSGVGAPAMYPGVVAVGGLDRTGALWARSSRGPETVITAPAVDIVSTDPGGRYAIANGTSDATALVSATVALIWSRYPQLDAHNVIHRLVATADHRGESGRNGSYGFGAVNPYRALTESVQAVAVSPLAAPTSAPLTGAPPVEAVTAARPAGGPVRVLAALAGGGALLLALGTVVAVRRRRR; this is encoded by the coding sequence GTGACTGACCGCGCGGTGCGCTGGCTCGGCCGGTCCGGGACCGTCGTCCTCCTCGGCCTCGCGCTGACCGCCACCGCCGCCGGCCCGGCCCGGGCGGACGCGATCCGCGACCGGCAGTGGCATCTCGCGGCGCTGCACGCCAGTGAGGCGCACGCCGTCAACCAGGGCGAGGGGGTCACGGTCGCCGTCGTCGACTCCGGCGTCGCCGCCGGTCACCCGGACCTCGAGGGGAACGTGCTCCCCGGCGTCGACCTGACCGGTACGACGCCGGACGGCCGCACGGACACCCACGGCCACGGCACCTCGATGGCCTCCGACATCGCCGCGCACGGTCACGGCCCCGACGGCCGGGACGGGGTGCTCGGGCTCGCGCCCCGGGCCAGCATCCTCCCCGTCCGGGTCAGCACCGACGGGCGCGGTGGCGACGTCGGCGCCGGAATCCGGTGGGCCGCCGACCACGGGGCACGGATCATCAACGTGTCCAGCGTGTCCCCGGACCTGTCCACGGTCCGTGAGGCGACCAGCTACGCCCTGGACAAGGGCGCGGTCCTCGTGGCCGGCACCGGCAACGACGGCACGTCGGGCGTCGGCGCCCCGGCGATGTACCCGGGCGTGGTCGCGGTCGGCGGACTGGACCGCACCGGCGCCCTGTGGGCCAGGTCGAGCCGGGGCCCGGAGACCGTGATCACGGCCCCGGCGGTGGACATCGTGTCGACGGACCCCGGCGGCCGGTACGCGATCGCCAACGGCACGAGTGACGCGACGGCCCTGGTGTCGGCGACGGTGGCGCTGATCTGGTCGCGGTACCCGCAGCTCGACGCCCACAATGTGATCCACCGGCTGGTGGCCACCGCTGACCACCGGGGCGAGTCCGGCCGCAACGGCTCCTACGGGTTCGGCGCCGTCAACCCGTACCGGGCGTTGACGGAGTCCGTGCAGGCGGTCGCGGTCAGCCCGTTGGCTGCGCCGACCTCGGCCCCGCTGACCGGGGCCCCACCCGTCGAGGCGGTCACCGCCGCGCGGCCCGCCGGAGGCCCGGTCCGCGTGCTGGCAGCCCTGGCCGGCGGCGGTGCGCTGCTCCTCGCGCTGGGGACGGTCGTGGCCGTCCGTCGCCGCCGGCGCTGA